Proteins encoded by one window of Oenanthe melanoleuca isolate GR-GAL-2019-014 chromosome 20, OMel1.0, whole genome shotgun sequence:
- the ZNF831 gene encoding zinc finger protein 831 isoform X2 translates to MEAQKAPGAADPGPGPSPRGSSQPALPQPLYLKALTIPLLQPVQPACFPPHGPLVAARSCVHLDGSSLPLILNPLVPPEGAEQPRPLFQKQLGQSLTLSIVSTLPVLSSPSSCVNASVGSPGKSKKSGKYICKHCGRDCLKPSVLEKHIRSHTGERPFPCTTCGIAFKTQSNLYKHRRTQTHVNNTRLPSDSDTSGGAEQKERSAESTTSPQGSKVLSGTSEDQGIHIKQPRAETSAATDTKKPHELSLPATSSSSAASENQETTDQSLSSKAIQGDPESEPQSLSSPGSLANGPCLRKKMQEQRTPTANKHIQLQRQQATSSEKQWDYKPLECKLKKCESTDSGYLSRSDSTEQQMASSSPLHSLYEHSTELENETAFSSPRCASGSTAKPEAADKATASMLEKKRLEEHISKLISHNKSVVDDTQLDNVRPRKTVLSKQGSIDLPMPYTYKDSFHFDIRTCDVNRKKNLSLCSAKSTFAPLEKCKPMFFHSVPTQFSTTIDTVPVTRSNSLPVVEGARLVHDKPGCSKPLSLTKQSVNTGTAGLLPSNDLAANSVDFPNSHPRALVRQTAVDDLPLSNVADHPSLSEELKGTKKLGVGEIINAKNKKHNQRKLKMFSQEKWQMYGDETFKKIYQKMKSSQNTKKIKQRENKITDITSLTPNSRDSASSTEIAEERDGRSSASDSPSSLVTAASATGKSGTSADGNHVLQNVSSEETADRVSNLMETSHSVAAGAVPSQTSRELSGSDTEKCTAGSSTLLAPSSGELRLQNPECQLSSHGRNDDCLPVQSSNREKPNPGKESSAFELDCKSTSHNYGNHHGTKESGQHGLTPPWVHCNNRETAGKPQTLPSERKKLKFEVERTQNVISVSCPSPSSETTAVSEAERGHCSGTRCLPTAPVKFSGKAEEQKSSIGINEATGGTENVAYRKTIKLPTQALNYTGINLLSYPAGISKASLMGFLGSELGLSHSTGGDDKTHFVKTGAKVPLPSDNAVDVSSKSHHLQSDNLSPVPQQNAFSPKYILKLPQDKRASDLSPLLRSEQETTPVTPVTDTLTTPSCSSSGTSLHSGSSDVVWSPLKSEVRQKAGKGEIQWNLHTNWKTPGFCSPVNSETTNILTTAENTFCNQNFKQQDIAREDWKNKQNKNELNYQRQTEEKWMSKSSCSTQTPKKKICFTSVYTSGFFISADIKDERKALHHLCSGSDSLIKTSVSSKSTDPTILGWDRAGSPHILKDTPPPLQDLQHSQSSRDSPTYFCHSFGTFYCHTLSSHCRGFPVLPHSSRTSCSGSSPAAGSRISFPSLSAEPRLTWCCLSRSLPLPLERSGPAASALPSLHTWDREPSRECTLSKYDISIFKMRNISKTVAYGLTNTSLKTLVSSFSKGHQMQELSSAVPGGSFKNISEQRKKTVVCKKEKLSTNKLKRSHKQKRIKVTPKWYRGRHIHGFAQLKMNRLSKRPCFPNRALDALRKGCSSQPPRFNKHKKCHPPQSKIQENYVHQQKDTSYSTSDKLCRRKKEAKNNSGISSRTENLNHVKQEDKTDKKVGPFWANQGTPKNRCLCPEHYSSSGNSCDSSFLFLPS, encoded by the exons ATGGAGGCCCAGAAGGCGCCCGGCGCCGCGGATCCTGGCCCGGGCCCGTCCCCGCGGGGCTCCTCGCAGCcggccctgccccagcccctgtaCCTCAAAGCCCTGaccatccctctgctccagcccgTCCAGCCCGCCTGCTTCCCGCCCCACGGGCCCCTGGTGGCCGCCAGGAGCTGTGTGCACCTCGATGGCAGCAGCCTCCCCCTCATCCTCAACCCGCTCGTTCCTCCGGAGGGCGCGGAGCAGCCTCGGCCGCTGTTCCAGAAACAGCTTGGGCAAAGCCTCACCTTGAGCATAGTCAGCACTTTACCAGTTTTGTCATCGCCAAGTTCTTGTGTAAATGCGTCTGTTGGAAGCCCGGGGAAAtcaaaaaaatctgggaaataCATCTGCAAACACTGTGGACGAGATTGTTTGAAGCCAAGTGTCCTTGAGAAACACATTCGCTCCCACACGGGGGAGAGGCCCTTTCCGTGCACCACCTGCGGCATTGCGTTTAAAACTCAGAGCAACTTGTACAAACACAGGAGAACTCAAACACACGTCAACAACACCAGGCTGCCCTCAGACTCTGACACCAGTGGGGGAGCAGAGCAAAAAGAGAGATCAGCAGAGAGCACCACCTCTCCCCAAGGCAGCAAAGTTTTGAGTGGCACCAGTGAAGACCAGGGGATACACATCAAACAACCCAGGGCAGAGACCAGTGCAGCAACAGACACTAAGAAACCTCACGAGCTCTCACTGCCAGCAACAAGCTCTTCATCAGCTGCTTCAGAAAATCAAGAAACAACAGATCAATCATTGAGTTCAAAGGCTATTCAGGGGGATCCTGAAAGTGAACCTCAAAGTTTATCATCTCCAGGATCTTTGGCAAATGGTCCGTgtctgagaaagaaaatgcaggagCAAAGAACCCCGACTGCCAATAAGCACATTcagctgcaaaggcagcaggcaACCTCCTCAGAGAAGCAGTGGGATTACAAACCCTTGGAGTGCAAGCTGAAGAAGTGTGAGAGCACTGACTCGGGGTATCTGTCGCGCtctgacagcacagagcagcagatggCATCATCCAGCCCCTTGCACAGTCTCTAcgagcacagcacagagctggagaatgAAACTGCCTTCAGCAGCCCAAGGTGTGCCTCCGGAAGCACTGCAAAGCCAGAGGCAGCTGACAAAGCTACAGCCTCGATGCTAGAGAAAAAGAGGCTGGAAGAACACATTTCAAAGCTTATTTCTCACAACAAAAGTGTGGTGGATGACACCCAGTTAGACAACGTCAGACCCAGAAAAACTGTCCTTTCTAAACAGGGAAGCATTGACCTGCCAATGCCTTACACATACAAAGACTCTTTCCATTTTGATATCAGAACTTGTGATGTAAATAGGAAAAAGAATCTTTCTCTTTGTTCAGCAAAATCTACCTTTGCACCCCTGGAGAAATGCAAGCCAATGTTTTTCCATTCAGTTCCCACCCAGTTCTCCACAACAATCGACACTGTGCCTGTTACTCGGAGCAACTCCTTGCCTGTTGTGGAGGGAGCGAGGCTGGTACATGAcaaaccaggttgctcaaaaccACTTTCTCTTACTAAGCAGTCTGTaaacacaggcactgctggttTGCTGCCTAGCAACGATCTCGCTGCAAATTCAGTGGATTTCCCTAATAGCCATCCCCGAGCTCTAGTCAGACAAACAGCGGTGGATGATTTGCCCCTAAGTAATGTGGCTGATCATCCTTCTCTGTCAGAGGAGCTGAAAGGGACTAAAAAACTTGGGGTCGGAGAAATAATTAATGctaaaaataagaaacacaATCAGAGGAAGCTGAAGATGTTCTCTcaagaaaaatggcaaatgtATGGAGATGAAACGTTTAAGAAAATCtaccaaaaaatgaaaagcagtcaaaataccaagaaaattaaacaaagagAGAATAAGATTACAGATATTACAAGCTTGACTCCTAATTCAAGAGactcagccagcagcactgaaatagCTGAGGAAAGAgatggcaggagctctgcaagTGACAGCCCTTCCTCCCTTGTGACAGCGGCTTCAGCCACGGGTAAATCAGGAACCTCTGCTGATGGTAATCATGTTCTGCAGAATGTGTCCTCTGAGGAAACTGCAGACAGAGTGTCCAATCTAATGGAGACATCACATTCCGTAGCTGCTGGAGCTGTACCCAGCCAAACTTCCCGAGAGCTCAGTGGCAGTGACACGGAGAAatgcacagctggcagcagcacgCTGCTGGCTCCAAGCAGTGGTGAGCTCAGGCTGCAAAATCCTGAGTGTCAGCTGAGCAGCCACGGGAGGAATGATGACTGCTTGCCAGTACAGAGTAGCAACAGGGAGAAACCAAACCCTGGGAAAGAATCCAGTGCATTTGAATTAGATTGTAAAAGTACTTCACACAATTATGGGAACCATCACGGGACTAAGGAAAGTGGCCAGCATGGCCTGACGCCCCCGTGGGTCCATTGCAACAACAGAGAAACTGCAGGGAAACCCCAGACTTTGccatcagaaaggaaaaagctgaaattcGAAGTGGAGAGGACACaaaatgtgatttctgtgtCCTGCCCTAGTCCCAGTAGTGAAACCACTGCAGTAAGTGAAGCAGAGAGAGGCCATTGCTCTGGCACTCGGTGtcttcccacagctccagtgaAATTCTCTGGTAAAGCAGAGGAGCAAAAATCAAGCATAGGAATTAATGAAGCCACTGGAGGTACTGAGAATGTGGCATATAGGAAAACAATCAAACTTCCCACACAAGCTCTTAATTACACTGGCATTAACCTTCTTTCATATCCTGCAGGTATCTCAAAAGCTTCACTGATGGGATTTTTAGGGTCTGAATTAGGGCTAAGTCATTCCACAGGTGGAGAtgacaaaacacattttgtaaAAACAGGAGCAAAAGTGCCACTTCCTAGTGACAATGCTGTGGATGTGTCTTCTAAAAGCCATCATCTGCAATCTGATAATTTAAGTCCTGTCCCACAACAAAATGCCTTCTCTCCAAAATATATCCTTAAATTGCCACAGGACAAGAGAGCTTCAGATCTGTCACCTTTGCTTCGATCTGAACAGGAGACAACACCTGTCACTCCTGTGACAGACACCTTAACCACCCCATCCTGCTCTTCCAGTGGCACATCCCTCCATTCAGGTTCCAGTGATGTGGTTTGGTCTCCTTTAAAATCTGAAGTGAGACAAAAAGCTGGCAAAGGAGAAATTCAATGGAATCTTCACACAAATTGGAAAACTCCAGGATTCTGTTCACCAGTCAACTCAGAAACCACAAATATCTTAACCACAGCAGAGAACACCTTTTGTAACCAAAACTTCAAGCAGCAGGATATTGCAAGAGAGGattggaaaaacaaacagaacaaaaatgaattaaattatcAAAGGCAAACAGAAGAGAAGTGGATGAGTAAAAGTTCTTGCTCTACACAGACTCCGAAGAAGAAAATCTGCTTTACTTCTGTGTATACAAGTGGCTTTTTCATATCTGCTGACATCAAAGATGAGAGGAAGGCTTTACATCACCTTTGCTCAGGAAGTGACTCTTTGATAAAGACATCAGTTTCCAGCAAAAGCACAGATCCAACaatcctgggatgggacagagcgGGAAGTCCACACATCCTTAAGGACACCCCACCACCACTGCAGGatctgcagcattcccagagctcAAGAGACAGCCCCACTTATTTTTGCCATTCTTTTGGCACTTTCTACTGCCACACTCTCAGCAGTCACTGTAGAGgattcccagtgctgccccacaGTAGCAGgaccagctgctctggcagctctccagctgcaggctccaggATCAGCTTCCCCTCGCTCAGTGCCGAGCCCCGGCTGACCTGGTGCTGCCTGAGCAGGAGCCTCCCCCTGCCCTTGGAGCGGAGtggccctgcagcctctgccctgccctccctgcacacctgggacagggagcccagcagggaatgCACCCTGTCCAAATATGACATCTCCATTTTCAAAATGAGGAACATTAGCAAGACTGTGGCATATGGCTTAACAAACACGAGCTTAAAAACGTTGGTTTCATCCTTCTCTAAAGGACACCAGATGCAGGAG TTAAGCTCAGCAGTTCCTGGTggttctttcaaaaatatttcagagcaaaggaagaaaacagtagtttgcaaaaaggaaaaactctCAACAAATAAACTCAAGAGGAGCCACAAACAGAAAAGGATTAAAGTAACCCCTAAATG GTACAGAGGAAGGCACATCCATGGATTTGCTCAGCTGAAAATGAACCGGCTGAGCAAGAGGCCCTGTTTTCCCAACAGAGCTCTGGATGCTTTGAGAAAGGGCTGCTCATCCCAACCTCCCAGATTTAATAAGCATAAGAAGTGCCATCCTCCTCAGTCCAAGATACAAG